A segment of the Neochlamydia sp. S13 genome:
CTGGAATACTTTGTGAAACTATTACAGATAACTACCAGAGCGTTATCGTGACGGGGATTGGCATGAATGTTAATATGCCTTTAGAAATCACTAGCCAAATTGGTCAGCCAGCGACTTCGTTATTCATAGAAACAGAGCAGACTTTTAAAACCTCTCAGATCTTAGGCCTACTAAAAAATAATTTTATGCCATTGCTCCATCTTTTTCTTGAAAAAGGGTTTCAGCCCTTGTTAGAAGATTTTAAACAAGGCATCCTCCATCAGCCAGGAGACGTTATTCGTATAAACAAACACGAGGGCACATTTGAAGAGATTGATGAGCAGGGAGCTCTAGTGCTACGATTGCCAAACGGTCGCATCCAAAAATTCTACGCCGGGGAACTTTTACTTCCTTGATAGAAATTGACTTAATTAATTTCTTAAGTGCTGCACTTAGCAAACTGTCATACCTTTTCTATGCACAAGATAAAAGTAAGTCAGCATTTTTTGTAGGATAAAGACGGAGGTTTTTACCACCCAATTGGTTAGGAAAAGAAAATTAGCATTTTCAAAGGTTTTAAAGGCATCACCACTTCTTTTATTCCACAACCTTACCCGCAGAAATCATGTTCTTTTTATTAAGGCAGTAGAAGCTTCTCCGCAAATCTTTATCTATCTCCCTAGACAAAATTAAAGATTAAGTATCTATTTCCACATTATCTTGCCTGTTTTGTTTTTTCAACTATATAATCAATTTAAAAAACGACAAATAGGCATAAAATTTAAAGAGACTATCCATGAATTCTAGCCATCCTATCACTATTGAGCACTTACCCAATGAAATACTCGCCCCTATTATAATGGCTTATGCTAGTCCCTCCCTATTCAGGGTTTGTACAAGATGGTCTCATCTGCTAGCTAAGGAAATCATGCCCTCTCTTTATAAGCAAATAAGCAAAATGCATGTTCCTCAAGGGAATGTTAACGAGCGAACTCTTTTTTTAGATAAAATTTATAAGCTAGAGGCTAACCTTCCTGAAGTAACAAAAATAAATAAAATTTTTAGACGCATCTTTATTTTAGCTGAGTCTTTTTCTCCATCAGAATTTAAAGAAAAACCTCTACAGAAAAGATATCTTACCCTCGCTAATTACTCTTCTTATCTTGTAAACATTAATCGCTTATTAATGTGGAAAGAAATTCCTGGTGGAAAGGAATCCTTAGGCCAAAAGAATATTCAACATTTATCTTTAGCAAAAAAAGGAAAGCTTTTTAAAGCATGGGTTGAAAGGTATGGTAAAGATATTACCAGCTTAAAGCTAACAGGAATAGGATTGACCTTTTTACCTCAAGAAATAAGACTACTCTCTCGACTACAAGAACTTTGTTTAAACGACAATCAGATTATCACATTTCCAGCAGAGATCCCGCAGCTGCCTCAATTACAAAAGCTTTACTTAAGTCACAATCACATCACTTTTCTTCCTGGCGAAATAAAACAACTCTCTCATCTACAAGAGCTTGTATTGGTTAATAACCAGCTTATTTTTTGCCCTACCGAGATAGGACAGCTATCTCAGCTACAACATCTTGACTTAAGGAACAACCAACTGTCTTTTCTTCCTGCCGAGATAGGTCAGTTAGCTCAGCTGCAAGAGTTCTACCTAAGTAACAACCAGCTCTTCTCTCTTCCTGACGAGATAGGACAGCTTCTTCAGCTGAAAGTCCTTAACTTAAGCGGCAACCAGCTTACCTCTCTTCCGGCCGCCCTCAAAGGCCTTTCTCGACTCCAAAGTTTATACTTAAACAACAATCAACTTTCTTTCCTACCTCCAGAAATAAGGCAACTATCTGCTCTAAAAAAGCTGCAAGTGAAAGGAAACCCGCTGCAAAGCCTTTCAACTGAAATAAAGCAACGTTTTAGGTTGTAGTTGAAAAATTCTCTGGTTGTATCCTTAAATTTTTTAAGGGAAGGAATTGATATATTCATAAGCTTTTACTCGATGATATACTTTTTTCTTGTTGACTAATTTTTAATAAAATATTGTTATACCTTATCAATTCATTAAAAATAATTTTTCGTCTATGTTTTCCCAACCGCTTCCCTTTATAAAAGAATATTTAAATCAACTTGAAGTTGCTCTCAAGCAAGAAAATCCTCATAATAATTTATCCAAAATTCAATGGTGTTGGCTAGCCTTTTGTTTGATGGGAATATTAGTTACTAATTCAATCTGTTGGGCAAAATTTGAAAGGGCTGGTCTTAAAAGCTATAAAAAGATGGCTTTATCGGCCATGTTTAGACGTGCTAAGATTGCTTGGAATAGGCTGCTAATTTGTAGTGTTCGCGCGGTCCTGCATAAACATGGCATCACAGAAGGGGTTCTTGTTATCGATGATAAAGATCACAGTCGATCAAAAAATGCTGAGAAGTTGCATCATTTACATAAAATCCGTGATAAAAAAACTAGTGGTTATTTTTGTGGTCAAAATATAGTATTTCTTCAGCTAGTGACTAAAAAATTTTGCATCCCCGTCTCCTTTGCCTTTTATTCTCCCGATCCCGTACTCACAAGATGGCAACAGGAAGTGAGGAAGCTAAAAAAGCTGGGGATTTCTAAAAAAGACCGTCCAAAAGAGCCTAAAAGGTCGATAGAATATCCAAAAAAGTATACACTAGCTTTACAATTACTTAAGAATTTTGCCTGTGAATTTCCTGCTTTTAAGGTCACTTGTGTACTGGCTGATGCTCTTTACGGCAACAGCTTGTTTGTAGATGGAGTAGAAGGTATCTGGCCTGGAGTGCAAATCATTACTCAACTTAGAAAGAATCAAAAAGTCATGCGAGGTAAAAAGTCTCTCTCATGCCAAGAATTCTTTGAAGCCTACAAAGGCTGGAATCAGGAAATTTTCATTCGCGGTGATAAAAAAAATGTGGTGCAAGCCGGGGGAGCAAGGTTATATGTTCCTTCTCATCATAAAAAACGCTTGGTAATAGCCCTTAAATATGAGGGCGAAAATGAGTATCGCTATCTTATGGCTGCAAATCTTTCCTGGAATATGAAAGATGTAATGCAAGGATATACTTTGAGATGGTTAGTAGAGGTTTTTATTGAAGATTGGAGTAGTCATTGTGGGTTTTGCAGTTTGGCCAAACAGTGCGGCGTTGAGGGATCAGAGCGACCTTTGATTCTAAGCCTGCTGTTTGACCACTGCTTTCTTTTTCATTTGTCTCAAACAAATTTCATTAAGAACAAACTCCCTTTAGCAACCTTGGGGAGCCTAGTAGAGAAGTCTAGAGTGGATGCTTTGTGTCAGGTGGTAAGAGAAATTGTTGAGAATGAAAATTCAAGAGAACTCTTCAGTAATTTCGAAAAGACGCTAGATGAAATCTTTGTTTTAAGGCCTTCTCGTAAACATTTAAATGCAGTACAAGAAAATGTAACCTTTGAGTCATCAAGAAAAGTTGCCTAACTGTCAAGAATAAAAAAGTATATCATCGAGTTTTAAGAATATAAATAATTTTCCGAACCATCAAGAATTATATATATATCTAAATTATGTTTTTCACCTAAAAGAGAACAAAGAACTTTAGCAACTTTTTATATTCCTCTATTTTTAGACTTAAAGGCTAAAAATTTATTGCTAAGATTTTCTTGCTTATTTTGCTTTTTTTACTATATCTTTCTGAGAAAAAATGATAAATTTATGCATAAAACTTATAAACAGGCCCTGTAATGAATCCCAGCTCTTCTGTTACTATCGACCATTTACCTAATGAGATACTAACCCCCATTTTAGAGCATAGCACCTCGCCTGCCTTATTTAGCGTTTGTACAA
Coding sequences within it:
- a CDS encoding leucine-rich repeat domain-containing protein, which produces MNSSHPITIEHLPNEILAPIIMAYASPSLFRVCTRWSHLLAKEIMPSLYKQISKMHVPQGNVNERTLFLDKIYKLEANLPEVTKINKIFRRIFILAESFSPSEFKEKPLQKRYLTLANYSSYLVNINRLLMWKEIPGGKESLGQKNIQHLSLAKKGKLFKAWVERYGKDITSLKLTGIGLTFLPQEIRLLSRLQELCLNDNQIITFPAEIPQLPQLQKLYLSHNHITFLPGEIKQLSHLQELVLVNNQLIFCPTEIGQLSQLQHLDLRNNQLSFLPAEIGQLAQLQEFYLSNNQLFSLPDEIGQLLQLKVLNLSGNQLTSLPAALKGLSRLQSLYLNNNQLSFLPPEIRQLSALKKLQVKGNPLQSLSTEIKQRFRL
- a CDS encoding transposase, producing MFSQPLPFIKEYLNQLEVALKQENPHNNLSKIQWCWLAFCLMGILVTNSICWAKFERAGLKSYKKMALSAMFRRAKIAWNRLLICSVRAVLHKHGITEGVLVIDDKDHSRSKNAEKLHHLHKIRDKKTSGYFCGQNIVFLQLVTKKFCIPVSFAFYSPDPVLTRWQQEVRKLKKLGISKKDRPKEPKRSIEYPKKYTLALQLLKNFACEFPAFKVTCVLADALYGNSLFVDGVEGIWPGVQIITQLRKNQKVMRGKKSLSCQEFFEAYKGWNQEIFIRGDKKNVVQAGGARLYVPSHHKKRLVIALKYEGENEYRYLMAANLSWNMKDVMQGYTLRWLVEVFIEDWSSHCGFCSLAKQCGVEGSERPLILSLLFDHCFLFHLSQTNFIKNKLPLATLGSLVEKSRVDALCQVVREIVENENSRELFSNFEKTLDEIFVLRPSRKHLNAVQENVTFESSRKVA
- a CDS encoding biotin--[acetyl-CoA-carboxylase] ligase, with the translated sequence MKINCLYFNTLDSTNSWSKKNYKNFDPTCITLVFADHQTMGRGQYQRRWLSPAGQNIYATFTFFVDSRQTFVANIPQVLALAALKTLKELHLQPCLKWPNDILINKKKIAGILCETITDNYQSVIVTGIGMNVNMPLEITSQIGQPATSLFIETEQTFKTSQILGLLKNNFMPLLHLFLEKGFQPLLEDFKQGILHQPGDVIRINKHEGTFEEIDEQGALVLRLPNGRIQKFYAGELLLP